A region of Spongiibacter tropicus DSM 19543 DNA encodes the following proteins:
- a CDS encoding TIGR00645 family protein: protein MEKLIEKLMYSSRWIMAPIYLGLSLVLLALGIKFFQEILHVFPHILEMKESDLVLVTLSLIDIALVGGLIVMVMFSGYENFVSRLDVDDDADKLGWLGKLDAGSLKNKVAASIVAISSIHLLKVFMNAQQINNDKIMWYLLLHITFVVSAFAMGYLDKITRK from the coding sequence ATGGAAAAGCTGATTGAGAAGTTGATGTATTCCTCGCGCTGGATTATGGCGCCGATTTATCTGGGGCTGAGCCTGGTGCTGCTGGCGCTGGGTATTAAGTTTTTCCAGGAGATTCTGCACGTTTTCCCGCACATTCTGGAGATGAAGGAGAGCGATCTGGTACTGGTGACGCTGTCGCTGATTGATATTGCGCTGGTCGGTGGACTGATTGTGATGGTGATGTTCTCGGGCTACGAGAATTTCGTGTCGCGGCTGGATGTGGATGATGACGCCGACAAGCTGGGCTGGTTGGGCAAGCTGGACGCGGGGTCGCTGAAGAATAAAGTGGCGGCGTCGATTGTGGCGATTTCGTCGATTCACCTCTTGAAGGTGTTCATGAATGCCCAGCAGATCAATAACGACAAGATCATGTGGTACCTGCTGCTGCACATCACCTTTGTTGTGTCGGCATTTGCGATGGGTTATCTGGACAAAATCACTCGCAAATAA